The Moraxella nasicaprae sequence ATAACATTCGCTCACCGCCAAATTCATCAATGATTTTTTGTTCAAGGTTTAACAGCGTTTCAATAATGGGTTTGGCAAAGGCTTTACCCTTATCGGTCAAGGATAGGATTTTTTCTCGTTTGTCATTTTGACTAATGATACTTGTGATTAAACCGTCTGCCTCAAAGCGTTTGCATAAAGTATTAATGGTTTGTTTGGCAAGCACATATTCATCGGCAATTTGTTTTTGCGTGCGAAATTCATTGACCCAAAGGGCATAAAAAATCGCCAATTCATTATCGCTAATGCCATATTTTTTTGCAAAAATGGCATAACTTGCCACTATTTTGGTAGAAATATCGCCCAGTTGGTCTAGGGGATTTTTGGGGGTATTGCTCATAAAAATAGTCCTAAAATTCACTAATTGCATATTTTAGTCAATTTTAGGATGAATTGCAAGGTTTTTTCAGGCTAGTTGAAAGTTTATTTTGCAAAATTCCAATCAAAAAACACCGCCTAATTTTTAAATTAAACGGTGTTTAAAATCAGCCAATTACTCTGGTTTCACTAATCATAAAATTGGCAATGCGGTGTTTAATCAGCCACTTGCCATTTTCTTTGACATAGGTGTCATTGTAGCGAATGCTGTGGTCGTGCAGGATTTCTTTGCCGTCTTTGGTCTCAACCAATTTAACCGCACAATAGTTAATCGCTGTGGCATTATTTTCATCAACAAAAGACACGCTGTGCTGTCCGTTGATATGATACACGGTGTGAAAACTTGCCAAAAAATCGCTAAATGTTTTTTCAATTTGGGCAACGCCTGCCATATCAAACACCAGTTTTCCACCAATAAAAGTTTGCACGATGGCATCAGGGGTAAACAATGACATTTGCTCGGCGACTTTTTTCTCGTCTGCTAAATTGGAAAAAGTATCTACCAAATCTTTTAAGGCTTGGCGTTCGGTGTGGATATTAAAATTCATTACTGGCTCCATTATTTATTCACACATCAACCTTATAATTCATCAAAAACTTGGCGATTTCTGGGTTGCTGTGGTCAAAAATTAGCGATTTTCCTAAATCAAGCGTGGCGATTTTGGCATTGTCGTCCGCCGTGAGTTCAAAATCAAAAATAGCTAAATTTTCCTGCATTCTTTCAAGGCGACTGGATTTGACCAAAGCGACAATGTTTCTTTGCACAAGCCAACGGCTGATAACTTGGGCGGGCGTTTTGCCGTATTTTTGGGCGATTTGTACCAGTACAGGATTGTTAAAAATGTCATTTTTCCCTTCGGCAAAACTTGCCCACGCCTGCACTACTATGTCATTTGTTTGCAATTTTTCCACTTCATCAAACCGCTGATAAAACGGATTGACCTCAATCTGATTGACCATTGGCATCACCTGATTGCCCGCTCCGAGTGCCACCGCAAACGCTGGCGTAAAATTGCTCACGCCAATGGCACGGATTTTGCCGTCATTGTACAGATGTTCCAAATCCCGCCACGCAGAATAAGTATCGCCAAACGGCTGATGAAGTAGCACCAAGTCCAGATAATCAAGCCCCATACGGTCAAGCGAACGCAACACACTTGCCTTGCAATCGGTGTAATTGGAAATCCACACCTTAGTGGTAATGAAAAATTCATCTCGGGCAATTCCGCTGTTTTTTATCGCCAAGCCGACTTCACACTCGTTTTGATAACTTTGGGCGGTGTCAATATGGCGATAACCTGCTTGTATGGCTGTACTTACCAAATGCTCGGTATCTTGTGGGGCAATTTGAAAAGTGCCAAAGCCCAAAATTGGCATTTGTACGCTGTTGGATAAAGTGATGTTTTGCATAAATTACTCCTATTTCACTTCTGAAAATTTTAAAATGGCTTCTGGCAAACGCTCGCCCATAATTTGAATTTGCTCCAATTCAGTGCGGAATGCTTTTAATTCATCATCACCAAAGACAATGTCGCTTGCCCCCAAATTCTCCATTAAATGAAAGCCTTTGGTAGTACCTGCAATCGGTACAATGCCGTCATATTGAGCAAGTAGCCACGCCAATGAAAATTGGGCTGGGGTGCAGACTTTGCGGTTTGCCCATTTTCTGATTAACGCAAAGAGTTTGGCGTTTTGAGCCAAATTTTGCGGAGCAAAACGGGGCAAAATGCCACGCAAATCTTGACTAGGGTCATTGGCAAAGCGTGTGTGTTCATTGACATAGCCCGCCAAAGTCCCCATACCCAAAGGCGACCACGGCACAAAGCCAATGCCAAGCTGACGGCACACAGGCAACACATCATTTTCACGCCCACGAAACAGCAATGAATACTCGCTTTGAATGGCAGTAATGGGAGCAATGGCGTGAGCTTTTTCAATGGTTTGAGGCGACACTTCACACAAGCCATAGCCCAAAATCTTACCTGCCTGTATCAACTCTTTCATTACCCCTGCAATCTCTTCTACTGGCACTTCGGGGTCGGCACGGTGCTGATACAACAAATCAATGCGGTCGGTTTGCAAACGACTTAACATATTATCCACCACCATTTTGATGTGGTTAGGCTTGCTGTTTACCTTGCCTGTGCGTTGTCCTGTTTTTTGGTCAATATCCCAACCGTATTTGGTTGCCAAAACGATTTGATTGCGAAAAGGCTTAATCGCCTCGCCCACAATCCGCTCACTTTTAAAAGGTCCATAGGCTTCGGCTGTATCAAAAAAAGTAACACCGTGTTCAAAGGCTTGGCGAATGATTTTAACCGAATGATTTTTATCAGGTTCTGGCACGCCATACATATTTTGCCCAAAGCCTTGACAGCCAAGCCCCAAAGCTGACACGGTCAAATTGCCTAATTTTCTTGTGGGCAAAACAGATTGGGTGGTTTTGGTGGTGGATACAACATTTTTTGAGTGTCTAGCATTTGCCAACACACCAGAACAGGCGGATACCGCCATACCTACACCGATTAACCCACTGCTTTTTAACAGATTTCTGCGAGAAATACTCATCAAATTTTCCTTAAAATTTTCAAAATGCCAAATATTGAGTGTATTGTAATCAATCATTTTGTTAAAATATATAAGCAAAATCAAAACAGACTGTTTAGGATATTGGAACAATGCCATACTTTGACGACTTATATTTATTTTTAACGATTGTACAAACAGGCAGTTTTACCAAAGCTGGCGAAAAATTGGGCGTATCTAAATCTGCACTATCGCAAAGTATCAGTCATTTGGAAAACCGCTTAAATATCCGCCTATTAAACCGCACCACAAGAAGCGTCTCACCCACGCCAGAGGGTTTGTCTTTGTATAACGACCTTGCACCCCATTATTTTGCCATTGGCGAGGGGCTTGCCAAACTGACCGAACATCAAGCCCACATCACAGGCACAGTACGCATTAACGCCAGTCATTTGGCGATACAAACGGTGATTTTGCCCAAACTTGCCCCTATTTTGAGCCAAAATCCGCATATTTTTGTACAACTTTACAGCGATAACCGCTTTGTGGATATTGTGGCAGAAGGCTTTGATATGGGGGTACGGCTTGGCGGTACGGTCGCAAGCGGTATGATTGCGGTCAAAATTTCACAAATGGTGCAAATTACGCTGGTTGCCACGCCCAATTATCTAAAAAATAAAGACATTCCAAAAAGCATTGATGACCTAGACCATCATCATCTGATTAATCTGCAACTGGATAAAAATAAACCGCCAATGGACTGGGAATTTTGGGTCAATGGCAAGGTGGTCTCTTACACGCCCAAAAGTCAAATTTTAATGAATGGCAATGGACTAAATGCCATTTTGCAAGATTTGGGCATTGGGCTTGTGGGGCTGTCGCAAGTGGAGCGTTTCATCAAAACAGGGGAACTTGTTGAAATTTTACCAGAGTTTAGAATGACTTATGAGCCATTTTATGCCTATTACCCTAGCCGAAAACACCATTCAAAGGCGTTTGAGGTGGTATTAAATGCGTTAAGGGAATAGGTTTCAGGCAGCCTGAAAGGTTATTTTGCCCATTTTAAAATAAAAAAAACCGCTTGAATTGCTCAAACGGTGTTTTTCTTTTCAAAATTGTGTCAAAGCATACTCTGCCAATTCCGTCAGCACTTCATCGGCAGGTCTTTGTGTGGGTTTTAAATTTAACGCCAAATGCGTTACGCCTTTTTCTTGTTCTTTTACCCAAAAGTCTGCCAAGCCTTTTGCCCCGCCACGCAGATAAATGTTGTTAAACAGTTGGGTGGGGGAATTTTTATCCGCCAGCACTTCCACAAATTGAGCATAGCCAAAGGCGGTTGGCGTCTCTTTTTGGCGTAAATCGGCAAGGGTTTTGATGATGTTTGCCGTGTCATCGGGGTTCACGCCGTGCCACAGCCACGCATCAGGTACATTGGCAAGATACGCCATTTCTTGCCTTGCTCGCCCAATCGCCACAATGGGCAAGCGGTGTTTGGGTTTGGGGAGTAAATCCAAATTGCCTGTTAAATCGCCATAATGTTTACCATTAAAATGGGGAAAGTCCTGCTCGGTCAAGGTTTTAATCAGTTCAATGTTTTCACGAAAACGCTCGGCACGATTGGTAAAATTTTCATTAAAAGCAGGGTATTCCACAGGTCTATCGCCAGAGGATAAGCCCAATAAAAACCGTCCATTACTGAGTTTATCCACGCTGACCGCAGACTTGGCAATGTGAATGGGACTACGCAAAGGGGCAATCAGCCCTGCCGTGCCAAGGGCGATTTTTTGGGTGTGGGCGGACAAAAAACCAAGTGTAACCATCGGGTCAAGCCCTTGCCCCACATCGCCAAAATGAGGGTCATAAAACGGCACATCTCGTACCCACAATGCTGAAAAGCCCAAGTTTTCAGCCAGCCGTGCATTGTCGGCAATGGCGGTCAAATCGTCTGGAATGTGCTTTTGATAGCCCATAAAGGGAGCGATTAAGCCCAGTGTTAATTGATTTTGCCCAAAAACTTGGGAGAAAATGGGGGAAAGCGTGTTCATTTTGGTGTACCTGTCTTATTTAAGATAAGGTATTTTAAGGGCTTT is a genomic window containing:
- a CDS encoding aldo/keto reductase — encoded protein: MQNITLSNSVQMPILGFGTFQIAPQDTEHLVSTAIQAGYRHIDTAQSYQNECEVGLAIKNSGIARDEFFITTKVWISNYTDCKASVLRSLDRMGLDYLDLVLLHQPFGDTYSAWRDLEHLYNDGKIRAIGVSNFTPAFAVALGAGNQVMPMVNQIEVNPFYQRFDEVEKLQTNDIVVQAWASFAEGKNDIFNNPVLVQIAQKYGKTPAQVISRWLVQRNIVALVKSSRLERMQENLAIFDFELTADDNAKIATLDLGKSLIFDHSNPEIAKFLMNYKVDV
- a CDS encoding aldo/keto reductase yields the protein MSISRRNLLKSSGLIGVGMAVSACSGVLANARHSKNVVSTTKTTQSVLPTRKLGNLTVSALGLGCQGFGQNMYGVPEPDKNHSVKIIRQAFEHGVTFFDTAEAYGPFKSERIVGEAIKPFRNQIVLATKYGWDIDQKTGQRTGKVNSKPNHIKMVVDNMLSRLQTDRIDLLYQHRADPEVPVEEIAGVMKELIQAGKILGYGLCEVSPQTIEKAHAIAPITAIQSEYSLLFRGRENDVLPVCRQLGIGFVPWSPLGMGTLAGYVNEHTRFANDPSQDLRGILPRFAPQNLAQNAKLFALIRKWANRKVCTPAQFSLAWLLAQYDGIVPIAGTTKGFHLMENLGASDIVFGDDELKAFRTELEQIQIMGERLPEAILKFSEVK
- a CDS encoding nuclear transport factor 2 family protein, whose amino-acid sequence is MNFNIHTERQALKDLVDTFSNLADEKKVAEQMSLFTPDAIVQTFIGGKLVFDMAGVAQIEKTFSDFLASFHTVYHINGQHSVSFVDENNATAINYCAVKLVETKDGKEILHDHSIRYNDTYVKENGKWLIKHRIANFMISETRVIG
- a CDS encoding TIGR03571 family LLM class oxidoreductase, which codes for MNTLSPIFSQVFGQNQLTLGLIAPFMGYQKHIPDDLTAIADNARLAENLGFSALWVRDVPFYDPHFGDVGQGLDPMVTLGFLSAHTQKIALGTAGLIAPLRSPIHIAKSAVSVDKLSNGRFLLGLSSGDRPVEYPAFNENFTNRAERFRENIELIKTLTEQDFPHFNGKHYGDLTGNLDLLPKPKHRLPIVAIGRARQEMAYLANVPDAWLWHGVNPDDTANIIKTLADLRQKETPTAFGYAQFVEVLADKNSPTQLFNNIYLRGGAKGLADFWVKEQEKGVTHLALNLKPTQRPADEVLTELAEYALTQF
- a CDS encoding LysR family transcriptional regulator, whose product is MPYFDDLYLFLTIVQTGSFTKAGEKLGVSKSALSQSISHLENRLNIRLLNRTTRSVSPTPEGLSLYNDLAPHYFAIGEGLAKLTEHQAHITGTVRINASHLAIQTVILPKLAPILSQNPHIFVQLYSDNRFVDIVAEGFDMGVRLGGTVASGMIAVKISQMVQITLVATPNYLKNKDIPKSIDDLDHHHLINLQLDKNKPPMDWEFWVNGKVVSYTPKSQILMNGNGLNAILQDLGIGLVGLSQVERFIKTGELVEILPEFRMTYEPFYAYYPSRKHHSKAFEVVLNALRE
- a CDS encoding MarR family winged helix-turn-helix transcriptional regulator, producing MSNTPKNPLDQLGDISTKIVASYAIFAKKYGISDNELAIFYALWVNEFRTQKQIADEYVLAKQTINTLCKRFEADGLITSIISQNDKREKILSLTDKGKAFAKPIIETLLNLEQKIIDEFGGERMLLLLKEMQDLQTLMANHLEQ